One genomic region from Actinocatenispora thailandica encodes:
- a CDS encoding YbaB/EbfC family nucleoid-associated protein: MADSNEYSDLAGSAADAEDPLERLTTMRTRMAEAVGTGESAEGLISARFTAAEGLAALEVDPRALRVPSEDLAEYVRLAVNNAYDDYRAAIQQIGAEGFGGSDPEAADLVDNPQAALGQLAKLGNDFAGRLQGLARELGIQQHRAKDAMARFRPPEE, translated from the coding sequence GTGGCTGACAGCAACGAGTACTCCGACCTTGCCGGGTCGGCGGCCGACGCCGAGGACCCGCTCGAACGGCTCACCACGATGCGCACCCGGATGGCCGAGGCGGTCGGCACCGGCGAGTCCGCCGAGGGCCTGATCAGCGCGCGGTTCACCGCCGCCGAGGGCCTCGCCGCGCTCGAGGTCGACCCGCGCGCGCTCCGGGTGCCCTCGGAGGATCTCGCCGAGTACGTTCGGCTCGCGGTCAACAACGCGTACGACGACTATCGCGCCGCGATCCAGCAGATCGGCGCGGAGGGCTTCGGCGGGTCCGATCCGGAGGCCGCGGACCTGGTCGACAACCCGCAGGCGGCGCTCGGCCAGCTCGCCAAGCTCGGCAACGACTTCGCCGGTCGGCTGCAGGGCCTCGCCCGCGAGCTCGGCATCCAGCAGCACCGGGCCAAGGACGCCATGGCGCGCTTCCGCCCGCCGGAGGAGTGA
- the murQ gene encoding N-acetylmuramic acid 6-phosphate etherase → MSQAASRAVRSDLAQLRTEQTDPRYAEIDRLPTAQLAALMNEADAGVPAAVAAAIPAVVPAIDAIVERLAAGGRLIYVGAGTPGRIGLLDAAECPPTFGTDPETVQGIIAGGSTAITRAVEGVEDDAEAGVTDLAARDVGAGDAVLGLTASGRTPYVLAALAEARRRGAVTVGLSCNADAELSDVVEFPVEVAVGPEFIAGSTRLKAGTAQKLVLNMISTISMVRLGKTHGNLMVDLVATNEKLQARAIRMVQEITGAAAEVAEAALNDAGRHVKTAVVMIERGTDANTARALIQAGQGRLGAALTIPLP, encoded by the coding sequence GTGTCTCAGGCCGCATCCCGCGCCGTCCGGTCGGACCTCGCGCAACTGCGCACGGAGCAGACCGACCCGCGATACGCCGAGATCGACCGGCTGCCCACCGCCCAGCTCGCCGCGCTGATGAACGAGGCCGACGCGGGCGTGCCGGCCGCCGTCGCCGCCGCCATCCCGGCGGTGGTACCGGCGATCGACGCGATCGTCGAGCGCCTCGCCGCCGGCGGCCGGCTGATCTACGTCGGCGCCGGCACCCCGGGGCGGATCGGGCTGCTCGACGCGGCCGAGTGCCCGCCCACCTTCGGCACCGACCCGGAGACCGTGCAGGGCATCATCGCCGGCGGCAGCACCGCGATCACCCGCGCGGTCGAGGGCGTCGAGGACGACGCCGAGGCCGGCGTCACCGACCTGGCCGCGCGCGACGTCGGCGCCGGTGACGCGGTGCTCGGACTCACCGCCAGCGGGCGCACCCCGTACGTGCTGGCCGCGCTCGCCGAGGCCCGCCGGCGCGGCGCCGTCACCGTCGGCCTGTCCTGCAACGCCGACGCCGAACTCAGCGACGTGGTCGAGTTCCCGGTCGAGGTCGCCGTCGGCCCCGAGTTCATCGCCGGCTCGACCCGGCTCAAGGCCGGCACGGCGCAGAAGCTGGTGCTCAACATGATCTCCACGATCAGCATGGTGCGGCTGGGCAAGACGCACGGGAACCTGATGGTCGACCTGGTCGCCACGAACGAGAAGTTGCAGGCGCGGGCGATCCGGATGGTCCAGGAGATCACCGGCGCCGCCGCCGAGGTGGCCGAGGCCGCGCTCAACGATGCCGGCCGGCACGTCAAGACCGCGGTCGTGATGATCGAGCGCGGTACCGACGCCAACACCGCCCGGGCGCTGATCCAGGCCGGGCAGGGCCGGCTCGGCGCCGCGCTCACCATCCCGCTGCCCTGA
- a CDS encoding glycoside hydrolase family 3 protein → MSTLSIAEKVGQLFVVPLGRHSPNALRLPPDQRTGAINSDGLGAVVDALRSRHVGGVCYFPTKPEGDDAGEVSALLAELAAATGGAGLAPVVAVDQEGGTVARLRRGVTSVPSAMALAATGETESTARAAAIIGAELRAAGFHQDYAPDADVNSNPANPAIGVRSYGSDPGRVAAHVAAAVRGLQGAGLAATAKHFPGHGDTSGDSHLMLPAVDRDAEAWAAIDLPPFAAAIGADVAAVMSAHVSVPAADGSGDPATASAAILTGVLRDRLGFTGTVVTDALDMAGARDRLGEGEIAVRAVLAGADQLLMPADLPVAVAAVTDAVASGRISAARLDAAVGRVLALKHRVGLLDAAPAGAPAPDAAANAAIAADLALAGLTVLGDRSWRLPAGRVALVGALGGLEADLLPALRAAGAEVTVVDSGSDPAAVDADLAAAAAADQTIVVSRNAVRWPGQRALLAGLAAAGHRYVQLALAGPYDAGLAVGATARFLTYGDCAVSRAALLAVLTGAGVGGGRLPVDVPGPDGAIAYAREC, encoded by the coding sequence TTGAGCACATTGTCCATCGCCGAGAAGGTCGGTCAGCTGTTCGTGGTGCCGCTCGGCCGGCACTCGCCGAACGCGCTGCGCCTGCCGCCGGACCAACGCACCGGTGCGATCAACTCCGACGGCCTCGGCGCGGTGGTCGACGCGCTCCGGAGCCGGCACGTCGGCGGGGTCTGTTACTTCCCGACCAAGCCGGAAGGTGACGATGCGGGCGAGGTGTCCGCGCTGCTCGCCGAGCTGGCGGCGGCCACCGGAGGCGCCGGCCTGGCGCCGGTCGTGGCGGTCGACCAGGAGGGCGGTACGGTCGCCCGGCTGCGTCGCGGCGTGACCAGCGTGCCGTCCGCGATGGCGCTCGCCGCCACCGGCGAGACGGAGTCGACCGCGCGGGCCGCCGCGATCATCGGCGCCGAGCTGCGCGCGGCCGGCTTCCACCAGGACTACGCGCCGGACGCCGACGTCAACTCCAACCCGGCGAACCCGGCCATCGGCGTCCGGTCGTACGGCTCGGACCCGGGCCGGGTCGCCGCGCACGTCGCCGCCGCGGTACGCGGGCTGCAGGGCGCCGGCCTCGCCGCGACCGCGAAACACTTCCCCGGCCACGGGGACACCTCCGGCGACAGCCACCTGATGCTGCCGGCGGTGGACCGGGACGCCGAAGCCTGGGCAGCGATCGACCTGCCGCCGTTCGCGGCGGCCATCGGCGCCGACGTGGCCGCGGTGATGTCGGCGCACGTCTCGGTACCGGCGGCGGACGGCTCCGGTGACCCGGCCACCGCGTCCGCCGCGATCCTGACCGGCGTGTTGCGCGACCGGCTCGGCTTCACCGGCACCGTGGTCACCGACGCGCTGGACATGGCCGGCGCCCGGGACCGGCTGGGCGAAGGCGAGATCGCGGTACGGGCGGTGCTGGCCGGCGCCGACCAGCTGCTGATGCCGGCCGACCTGCCGGTCGCGGTCGCCGCGGTGACCGACGCGGTGGCGTCCGGCCGGATCTCGGCGGCTCGGCTGGACGCGGCCGTCGGCCGGGTCCTCGCCCTCAAGCACCGGGTCGGCCTGCTCGACGCCGCGCCGGCCGGGGCGCCGGCGCCGGACGCGGCGGCCAACGCGGCGATCGCCGCGGACCTGGCGCTGGCCGGGCTGACCGTGCTCGGTGACCGGAGCTGGCGGCTGCCGGCCGGTCGGGTCGCGCTGGTCGGCGCGCTCGGTGGCCTGGAGGCCGACCTGCTGCCGGCGCTGCGGGCGGCGGGCGCCGAGGTGACCGTGGTGGACAGCGGGAGCGACCCGGCCGCGGTGGACGCCGATCTCGCCGCTGCCGCGGCGGCGGACCAGACGATCGTGGTGAGCCGCAACGCGGTCCGCTGGCCGGGGCAGCGGGCGCTGCTCGCCGGGCTCGCCGCGGCCGGACACCGGTACGTTCAGCTGGCCCTGGCCGGGCCGTACGACGCGGGGCTGGCGGTCGGCGCCACCGCGCGGTTCCTGACCTACGGCGACTGTGCGGTGTCTCGTGCGGCGCTGCTGGCGGTACTGACCGGGGCCGGGGTCGGCGGTGGCCGGCTGCCGGTGGACGTACCGGGCCCGGACGGCGCGATCGCGTACGCCCGGGAATGCTGA
- a CDS encoding exo-beta-N-acetylmuramidase NamZ domain-containing protein, with protein sequence MTAVRTGAQRLCADPSLAGPGRPGLVTNYTGILPNLDSTVDGALRAGVPLVALFGPEHGVRGTVQAGFSEHEATDPGSGLPVYDTYLCSGAELDALLDRSTVDTLLYDLQDIGTRFYTYVWTMFDVMVSAARTGKRFVVLDRPNPVGGVVTEGPWLVPAFASFVGRVPIPIRHGLTVGELARFLNADAVPAAAGRPVELDVVAMDGWRRELFAARTGQPWVMPSVNMPTPDSALAYPGTGLFEGTNLSEGRGTTRPFELIGAPYVDDRFLPAVRALDLPGVAFRDVWFAPTFHKYAGETVRGVQVHVTDPGTFQPVRTAVGMIGVLRREYPEAFGWRVADSGAESLGHRHFVDLLWGSDELRHAVDAGVDPLTLVPAVSAPADWAGEHLLYR encoded by the coding sequence ATGACGGCGGTACGGACCGGGGCGCAGCGGCTGTGCGCCGACCCGAGCCTGGCCGGACCGGGCCGACCGGGCCTGGTGACCAACTACACCGGCATCCTGCCGAACCTGGACTCCACTGTGGACGGTGCACTGCGGGCCGGGGTACCGCTGGTCGCGCTGTTCGGGCCGGAGCACGGGGTGCGCGGCACGGTGCAGGCCGGGTTCAGCGAGCACGAGGCGACCGACCCGGGCAGCGGGCTGCCGGTGTACGACACCTACCTCTGCTCCGGCGCCGAGCTGGACGCGCTGCTCGACAGGTCCACGGTGGACACCCTGCTGTACGACCTGCAGGACATCGGCACCCGGTTCTACACCTACGTGTGGACGATGTTCGACGTGATGGTCTCGGCGGCGCGGACCGGGAAGCGGTTCGTGGTGCTGGACCGGCCCAACCCGGTGGGCGGCGTGGTCACCGAGGGGCCGTGGCTGGTGCCGGCGTTCGCGAGCTTCGTCGGCCGGGTACCGATCCCGATCCGGCACGGGCTGACCGTCGGTGAACTGGCCCGGTTCCTCAACGCCGACGCGGTCCCGGCCGCCGCCGGTCGCCCGGTGGAGCTGGACGTGGTGGCGATGGACGGCTGGCGACGCGAGCTGTTCGCGGCGCGGACCGGGCAACCGTGGGTGATGCCGTCGGTGAACATGCCGACGCCCGACTCGGCGCTGGCCTACCCCGGTACCGGCCTGTTCGAGGGCACCAACCTGTCCGAGGGGCGGGGCACCACCCGGCCGTTCGAGCTGATCGGCGCGCCGTACGTGGACGACCGGTTCCTGCCGGCGGTGCGGGCGCTGGACCTGCCCGGGGTGGCCTTCCGGGACGTGTGGTTCGCGCCGACGTTCCACAAGTACGCCGGCGAGACGGTGCGCGGCGTGCAGGTACACGTGACCGATCCCGGTACGTTCCAACCGGTCCGCACCGCGGTCGGGATGATCGGGGTGCTGCGCCGGGAGTACCCGGAGGCGTTCGGCTGGCGGGTCGCGGACAGCGGCGCGGAGTCGCTGGGCCACCGGCACTTCGTCGACCTGCTGTGGGGCAGCGACGAGTTGCGGCACGCGGTCGATGCCGGCGTCGACCCGCTCACCCTGGTACCTGCGGTGTCCGCACCGGCCGACTGGGCCGGCGAGCACCTGCTCTACCGCTGA
- a CDS encoding MurR/RpiR family transcriptional regulator, whose amino-acid sequence MTGRGEPAERAARPAGVLAHIRTLLPGMAPAERRVAEAVLGQPSVVVGRTITELAESCHTSETTVIRFCRTVGFRGYPELRLTLATELGRDAARGDGHRELGADIGRADTLREVVEKIGYADARGVEDTVTQLDLDALAKVVDAVATADRINLFGIGASGFAANDLQRKLYRIGRNAFFFADPHDALVAAALLRPGDVEIGLTHTGTTVETVNVLREARRHQAVAVAITNNGAAPAAAEADLVLTTAARETTFRSGAMASRIAQLAIVDCIFVAVAQRTYDDTLDALRLTFRAVDDVRARKS is encoded by the coding sequence GTGACTGGTCGTGGGGAGCCGGCGGAGCGGGCCGCGCGCCCGGCCGGCGTTCTGGCGCACATCCGTACCCTGTTGCCGGGGATGGCGCCGGCGGAACGCCGGGTGGCCGAGGCGGTGTTGGGCCAGCCGTCGGTGGTGGTGGGCCGCACCATCACCGAGTTGGCCGAGTCCTGCCACACCTCGGAGACGACGGTGATCCGGTTCTGCCGCACCGTCGGGTTCCGCGGGTACCCGGAGCTGCGGCTGACGCTCGCCACCGAGCTGGGCCGGGACGCGGCGCGTGGCGACGGGCATCGCGAGCTCGGTGCCGACATCGGCCGCGCCGACACGCTGCGCGAGGTGGTCGAGAAGATCGGCTACGCGGACGCCCGCGGCGTCGAGGACACCGTGACGCAGCTGGACCTGGACGCGCTGGCGAAGGTGGTGGACGCGGTCGCGACCGCGGACCGGATCAACCTGTTCGGCATCGGCGCGAGCGGCTTCGCGGCGAACGACCTGCAGCGCAAGCTGTACCGGATCGGGCGGAACGCGTTCTTCTTCGCCGATCCGCACGATGCGCTGGTCGCCGCCGCGCTGCTGCGGCCGGGTGACGTGGAGATCGGGCTGACCCACACCGGTACCACGGTGGAGACGGTGAACGTGCTGCGCGAGGCGCGGCGGCACCAGGCGGTCGCGGTGGCGATCACCAACAACGGCGCCGCGCCGGCGGCGGCGGAGGCGGACCTGGTGCTGACCACCGCGGCCCGGGAGACGACGTTCCGGTCCGGCGCGATGGCCAGCCGGATCGCCCAGCTGGCGATCGTGGACTGCATCTTCGTCGCGGTGGCCCAGCGCACCTACGACGACACGCTGGACGCGCTGCGGCTGACGTTCCGTGCCGTCGACGACGTTCGTGCCAGGAAGTCCTGA
- a CDS encoding GNAT family N-acetyltransferase — MNRGVGGAMATVRDFRVGDGEQLVAAWRRSLPYDPVTAQRFRNLVLLDVNFDPAGLRVAVDGDEIVGAAYAVRRTTAMVGADLEPGMGWLPFFFVDPAARGNGVGTALLDSALDFLRGHGVSTVEFAGYTPNYIAPGLDAQAYPEALKLLQRSGFDTRYEAVAMDRSLVDYTMPDQLRSRVAALTAEGYRFGTPTDDDLVELVALAGEQFNPDWARAIRECVAAGTPTDRIVCAHDPDGVLVGWAQHQAYEGVTERFGPFGVLESRRGTGLGKILLHLTLERMRALGAHSAWFLWTGEKSPAGQLYLATGFTVTRRFQVMRAELS; from the coding sequence GTGAACCGGGGAGTGGGCGGCGCGATGGCCACGGTGCGGGATTTTCGAGTCGGCGACGGCGAGCAGCTGGTCGCGGCGTGGCGGCGCAGCCTGCCGTACGACCCGGTGACCGCGCAGCGGTTCCGCAACCTGGTGCTGCTGGACGTCAACTTCGACCCGGCCGGGCTGCGCGTCGCGGTCGACGGCGACGAGATCGTCGGCGCCGCGTACGCGGTGCGCCGGACCACCGCGATGGTCGGAGCCGACCTCGAACCGGGCATGGGCTGGTTGCCGTTCTTCTTCGTCGACCCCGCGGCCCGCGGCAACGGCGTCGGCACCGCGCTGCTCGACTCGGCGCTCGACTTCCTGCGCGGGCACGGGGTGTCCACAGTGGAGTTCGCCGGCTACACGCCGAACTACATCGCGCCCGGACTGGACGCGCAGGCGTACCCGGAAGCGCTGAAGCTGTTGCAGCGCAGCGGTTTCGACACCAGGTACGAGGCGGTCGCGATGGACCGGAGCCTGGTCGACTACACGATGCCGGACCAGCTCCGGTCGCGCGTCGCGGCGCTGACCGCCGAGGGCTACCGGTTCGGTACCCCGACCGACGACGACCTGGTGGAGCTGGTGGCGCTCGCCGGCGAACAGTTCAACCCGGACTGGGCCCGGGCGATCCGGGAGTGCGTCGCCGCCGGTACCCCGACCGACCGGATCGTGTGCGCGCACGACCCGGACGGCGTGCTGGTCGGCTGGGCCCAGCACCAGGCGTACGAGGGGGTGACCGAGCGGTTCGGCCCGTTCGGCGTGCTGGAATCGCGGCGCGGCACCGGGCTGGGCAAGATCCTGCTGCACCTGACGCTGGAACGGATGCGCGCGCTCGGCGCGCACAGCGCCTGGTTCCTGTGGACCGGGGAGAAGTCACCCGCCGGTCAGCTCTACCTCGCCACCGGCTTCACGGTCACCCGCCGCTTCCAGGTCATGCGCGCCGAGCTGTCCTGA
- a CDS encoding PIG-L deacetylase family protein produces MSRTVLAIGGHIGDMDLTAGPLLATYALNGDSTAIVALTPGERGHPRIGPDEYKKQKIAEGSAFAQHIGAEFHVFDDQSDGFLSPTEELAGRVADLIRQIKPDVLIAHWPKSIHTDHTHASTLAERGRFLAGLPMEHPLPRHGVSRFLYAENWEDAEGFTPSVYVPIPEEAFTRWREAIGGQAFARGETYGFRYIDYYTALMTTRGCLCGHQRAVALATGSGGHQTLDLP; encoded by the coding sequence ATGTCCCGGACCGTGCTGGCGATCGGTGGCCACATCGGAGACATGGACCTGACCGCCGGTCCGCTGCTCGCGACCTACGCGCTGAACGGGGACAGCACGGCGATCGTCGCGCTCACCCCCGGCGAGCGCGGGCACCCGCGGATCGGACCGGACGAGTACAAGAAGCAGAAGATCGCCGAGGGTTCGGCGTTCGCGCAACACATCGGCGCCGAGTTCCACGTCTTCGACGACCAGAGCGACGGCTTCCTGTCGCCCACCGAGGAGCTCGCCGGCCGGGTCGCCGACCTGATCCGGCAGATCAAGCCGGACGTGCTGATCGCGCACTGGCCGAAGAGCATCCACACCGACCACACCCACGCGTCGACGCTGGCCGAGCGCGGCCGGTTCCTCGCCGGGCTGCCGATGGAGCATCCGCTGCCGCGGCACGGCGTCTCCCGCTTCCTGTACGCGGAGAACTGGGAGGACGCCGAGGGCTTCACCCCCTCGGTGTACGTGCCGATCCCGGAGGAGGCGTTCACCCGCTGGCGGGAGGCGATCGGTGGCCAGGCGTTCGCCCGCGGCGAGACCTACGGGTTCCGTTACATCGACTACTACACCGCGCTGATGACCACCCGCGGGTGCCTGTGCGGGCACCAGCGTGCCGTCGCCCTCGCCACCGGCTCCGGCGGGCACCAGACCCTCGACCTGCCCTGA
- a CDS encoding GNAT family N-acetyltransferase: MADPVPAVTAVEPDPAGFAPLVTRALTYDSTEATGILTRLATPPAGRHAAWLRAGDAGLVLVSRNGNDPAVAHLDLIAVDPDARRRGMGTALLRAAEQTAAGFGARELRFMGNPPCYAWPGIDVRYTPAICLVEAAGYERFRTAQNMVVDLPSADLSTVEDEERLSARGVSIRKATPDDLPALRAWAERVFNATWAWEIEQSVLAPGAGCHVAGRDGAVLAFAGHGANRPSWFGPMGTDPEARNLGLGKVLLRRCLAAQRDAGITAAQIGWVGPIPFYSRTVGARIDRIFWLYRKEI, translated from the coding sequence ATGGCAGATCCGGTACCGGCGGTCACGGCCGTCGAGCCCGACCCGGCCGGGTTCGCCCCGCTCGTCACCCGGGCGCTGACCTACGACAGCACCGAGGCGACCGGGATCCTCACCCGGCTGGCCACCCCGCCGGCCGGCCGGCACGCCGCCTGGCTGCGCGCCGGGGATGCCGGCCTGGTCCTGGTGTCGCGCAACGGCAACGATCCCGCCGTCGCGCACCTGGACCTGATCGCCGTCGACCCGGATGCCCGGCGCCGCGGCATGGGTACCGCGTTGCTGCGCGCCGCCGAGCAGACCGCGGCCGGGTTCGGCGCGCGCGAGCTGCGGTTCATGGGCAACCCGCCGTGCTACGCCTGGCCGGGCATCGACGTGCGGTACACGCCGGCGATCTGCCTGGTCGAGGCGGCCGGCTACGAGCGGTTCCGCACCGCGCAGAACATGGTCGTCGACCTCCCGAGTGCCGATCTGTCCACTGTGGAGGACGAGGAGCGGCTGTCCGCGCGGGGGGTGTCGATCCGGAAGGCCACCCCGGACGACCTTCCCGCGTTGCGCGCCTGGGCGGAGCGGGTCTTCAACGCGACCTGGGCGTGGGAGATCGAGCAGTCCGTGCTGGCACCGGGCGCCGGCTGCCACGTGGCCGGGCGGGACGGCGCGGTGCTGGCGTTCGCCGGCCACGGTGCGAACCGGCCGAGCTGGTTCGGGCCGATGGGCACCGACCCGGAGGCGCGCAACCTGGGCCTCGGCAAGGTACTGCTGCGTCGCTGCCTCGCCGCCCAGCGGGACGCCGGCATCACCGCGGCGCAGATCGGCTGGGTGGGCCCGATCCCGTTCTACTCGCGGACCGTCGGCGCCCGCATCGACCGCATCTTCTGGCTCTACCGCAAGGAGATCTGA
- a CDS encoding serine/threonine-protein kinase, giving the protein MADAARPGRSIAARYRLLDELGGGGFGRVWRARDETLDAEVALKQVWLPPAASAADRAERLSRAQREGRHAVRLRDHPNIVTVYDVVTDDGVPWLVMRLVDGVSLRQRLETRGRLSEPQVVHLARGLLSALTAAHAAGVVHRDVKPANVLLSTAGEVLLTDFGIAVHAADTALTAPGMLVGSAAYTAPERLLGGPDDAAGDLFSLGATLYEAATGAGPFHRELPAAAIHAVLSVEPDPPAVSLPLQQLIGGLLAKEPAQRPTGAAAIELVAGLAARPVPVAPPAAAGTPPRTKPLPAVRDESAPAPGGEAGAAGKGGKAGRAGKPGKPAEPGNAGKSGKPAEPGNAGKSGGGGKSGSAGKSGSAGKSGSAQKSGGGGKSGGGGKSGGTGKSGGAEKAGGGGKSGAGGKKGGAGKAGGGKKGGAGASRSGSVAATDKPGERAGPSRPAPDPPAGHEPEPGGEDSSTSSGSGSSGWKIIVALVVAGLLGWHFYLADARDAKVGECVWVDRASSADKPDHWYRQPCSFAVPWSTNYLVLRRANPLLQDRCPAMYHARDVIPVTWTGTKDDAAVTLCLGERD; this is encoded by the coding sequence GTGGCAGACGCAGCGCGGCCCGGCCGGTCGATCGCGGCCCGGTACCGGTTGCTCGACGAACTCGGTGGTGGCGGATTCGGCCGGGTCTGGCGGGCGCGGGACGAGACCCTCGATGCCGAGGTGGCGCTCAAGCAGGTGTGGCTGCCGCCGGCGGCGTCCGCCGCGGACCGGGCGGAACGGCTGTCCCGGGCGCAGCGCGAGGGCCGCCATGCGGTTCGGCTGCGGGACCATCCGAACATCGTCACGGTGTACGACGTGGTCACCGACGACGGGGTCCCGTGGCTGGTGATGCGGCTGGTGGACGGGGTTTCGCTGCGGCAGCGGCTGGAGACCCGCGGGCGGTTGTCCGAACCGCAGGTGGTGCACCTGGCCCGGGGGCTGCTGTCGGCGCTGACCGCCGCGCATGCCGCCGGCGTCGTGCACCGCGACGTGAAGCCGGCCAACGTGCTGCTGTCCACCGCCGGCGAGGTGCTGCTGACCGACTTCGGCATCGCGGTGCACGCGGCCGACACCGCGCTCACCGCGCCCGGGATGCTGGTCGGATCCGCGGCCTACACGGCACCGGAACGGCTGCTCGGCGGGCCCGACGACGCGGCCGGCGACCTGTTCTCGCTGGGCGCCACGCTGTACGAGGCGGCGACCGGCGCCGGTCCGTTCCACCGGGAGCTGCCCGCCGCCGCGATCCACGCGGTACTCAGCGTGGAACCGGACCCGCCGGCCGTGTCGCTTCCGCTGCAACAGCTGATCGGCGGGTTGCTCGCGAAGGAGCCGGCGCAGCGGCCGACCGGCGCGGCGGCCATCGAGCTGGTCGCCGGCCTGGCCGCCCGCCCGGTACCGGTCGCGCCACCTGCCGCGGCGGGCACGCCGCCGAGGACGAAGCCGCTCCCCGCCGTGCGCGACGAGTCGGCGCCGGCCCCGGGTGGGGAAGCGGGGGCGGCCGGGAAGGGCGGCAAGGCGGGGAGGGCCGGTAAGCCGGGCAAGCCCGCGGAGCCGGGTAACGCCGGGAAGTCGGGCAAGCCCGCGGAGCCGGGTAACGCCGGGAAGTCGGGCGGCGGCGGGAAGTCCGGTAGTGCCGGGAAGTCGGGCAGTGCCGGGAAGTCGGGCAGTGCCCAGAAGTCTGGTGGCGGCGGGAAGTCGGGCGGCGGCGGGAAGTCTGGTGGCACCGGGAAGTCCGGTGGCGCCGAGAAGGCTGGTGGCGGCGGGAAGTCGGGCGCCGGTGGGAAGAAGGGTGGCGCCGGGAAGGCGGGCGGCGGGAAGAAGGGCGGCGCGGGTGCGTCGAGGAGCGGGTCGGTTGCCGCGACAGACAAGCCCGGCGAGCGCGCCGGGCCGAGTCGCCCGGCGCCGGATCCGCCGGCCGGACACGAACCGGAACCCGGCGGCGAGGATTCCTCGACATCGAGCGGTTCGGGTTCCTCGGGATGGAAGATCATCGTGGCCCTGGTGGTGGCCGGGCTGCTCGGCTGGCACTTCTACTTGGCCGACGCGCGGGACGCGAAGGTCGGCGAGTGCGTGTGGGTGGACCGGGCCAGCTCGGCCGACAAGCCCGACCACTGGTACCGGCAGCCGTGCTCGTTCGCGGTCCCCTGGTCGACGAACTACCTGGTACTGCGGCGGGCGAACCCGCTGCTGCAGGATCGCTGCCCGGCGATGTACCACGCCCGTGACGTGATACCGGTCACCTGGACCGGGACCAAGGACGACGCCGCGGTGACGCTCTGCCTGGGCGAGCGCGACTGA